A DNA window from Betta splendens chromosome 6, fBetSpl5.4, whole genome shotgun sequence contains the following coding sequences:
- the LOC129604243 gene encoding uncharacterized protein LOC129604243, giving the protein MSDWRGWLPPRGSSLPIPTSTDSLQVVGEPPPGPVWCPVRPPSCDRAPSCSALLELLRPQLRSQQLHVYLQPRPFDSLRPLRRPAELPEGTHTERRPGGATGTAAVNKHPDQTQNQTYTQTQPWARPGPDQTHTLAQLSARPGPDPGQTRPIHRPSSVPDADQTRPIHRPSSVPDPGQTRPIHRPSSVPDLGQTRAKPDPYTDPAQCQTWARAEPDPLWMWAPNDASEVSCPPLVVHTLCYILVPCKW; this is encoded by the exons ATGAGTGACTGGAGGGGCTGGCTGCCCCCCAGGGGATCCAGTCTCCCCATTCCCACCAGTACAGACTCGCTTCAGGTGGTCGGTGAGCCTCCACCAG GACCCGTGTGGTGTCCAGTCCGGCCCCCGTCGTGTGACCGGGCCCCCTCCTGCTCGGCTCTGCTGGAGCTCCTCAGACCTCAGCTaagatcacagcagctccacgttTACCTTCAGCCCCGGCCGTTTGATTCCCTACGTCCTCTCAGACGTCCAGCTGAGCTCCCGgagggaacacacacagagcgtcGGCCTGGTGGTgcgacaggaacggcagcaGTGAACAAACACCCGGAccagacccagaaccagacctATACACAGACCCAGCCCTGGGCCAGACCCGGGCCAGACCAGACCCATACACTGGCCCAGCTCAGTGCCAGACCCGGGCCAGACCCGGGCCAGACCAGACCCATACACAGACCCAGCTCAGTGCCAGACGcggaccagaccagacccatACACAGACCCAGCTCAGTGCCAGACCCGGGCCAGACCAGACCCATACACAGACCCAGCTCAGTGCCAGACCTGGGCCAGACCCGGGCCAAACCAGACCCATACACAGACCCAGCTCAGTGCCAGACCTGGGCCAGAGCAGAGCCTGACCCTCTCTGGATGTGGGCTCCTAACGATGCCTCAGAGGTGTCCTGTCCTCCTCTGGTGGTCCACACACTTTGTTACATTCTTGTTCCGTGCAAATGGTGA